One part of the Glycine soja cultivar W05 chromosome 11, ASM419377v2, whole genome shotgun sequence genome encodes these proteins:
- the LOC114373016 gene encoding protein MAIN-LIKE 1-like — MGYETRKPRFEARLLAMRAEFPQAADWLNQIPKSKWTQAYDEGKWPLFSSAFGLHFGSRLRHWLSVSVSSAIQVSVLTPLAFILCLNRVNGRRIDDIVDVWCLRLKTKNTRSTSCVRQGRGRDISQDVPEVDVPRRRRPTASARRQRVTQRVEDVPQLPEDVPHVSNGSPEMTGATDGVETDRVASDGSLGALADDEGFPGGPRDPSVLIEFADHVAHNIWSGQERPDLKLVSHGRKVDKFGRPDAEIEGMIVATGLDPLIRCSVITIDPGLIFAFVERWHRETSSFHLPVEEVTITLDDVSSLLHILITGALHSFEPLVTSNAVALLTKLLKVTPDEATAETRQAGGPHVQLSWLRDMYQSRCRARQWVAAARMYLLHLVGCTLFANKSATHVHVVHLQAFRDLGQAGAFSWGAAALVHLYDQLNEASQASTRQMAGYISLLQCWNYEHFPSVCR; from the exons ATGG GGTATGAGACGAGGAAACCACGATTTGAGGCTAGGTTGCTCGCTATGCGAGCAGAGTTTCCACAAGCAGCAGATTGGTTGAATCAAATTCCTAAGAGTAAATGGACTCAAGCCTACGATGAAGGAAAATG GCCTTTGTTCTCGTCGGCTTTCGGTCTCCATTTTGGTTCCCGTCTTCGCCATTGGCTTTCTGTGAGCGTTTCTTCCGCCATCCAAGTTAGTGTTCTAACCCCATTGGCTTTCATTCTCTGTTTGAATCGCGTAAATGGCCGTAGGATAGACGACATTGTTGATGTTTGGTGCTTGAGGTTGAAAACGAAG AACACGAGGTCTACGTCGTGTGTTAGGCAGGGTAGAGGCAGAGACATTAGTCAGGATGTGCCTGAGGTTGATGTTCCTCGGCGTCGTAGGCCCACTGCCTCAGCACGTAGGCAACGGGTTACCCAGAGAGTCGAGGATGTTCCTCAGTTGCCTGAGGATGTGCCTCATGTGTCTAATGGTAGCCCAGAAATGACAGGCGCCACCGATGGTGTTGAGACAGATCGAGTGGCTAGTGATGGGAGCTTGGGGGCACTTGCTGATGATGAGGGGTTCCCCGGTGGGCCACGTGATCCATCTGTTTTGATAGAATTTGCTGATCATGTGGCACACAACATATGGAGTGGACAG GAGCGACCCGATCTCAAGTTGGTCTCCCATGGTAGGAAAGTAGATAAATTTGGGAGACCGGATGCTGAGATTGAAGGTATGATAGTGGCCACCGGATTGGATCCACTGATCAGGTGTTCTGTAATCACCATTGATCCTGGACTTATATTCGCCTTTGTTGAGAGGTGGCATAGGGAGACAAGCAGCTTCCACCTCCCAGTAGAGGAGGTGACGATCACTCTAGACGACGTTTCGTCACTCCTGCACATTTTGATTACTGGCGCGCTACATTCATTCGAGCCGCTAGTTACATCTAACGCAGTGGCCCTGTTGACGAAGCTACTTAAGGTCACCCCAGACGAGGCTACAGCTGAGACACGTCAGGCAGGTGGGCCTCATGTTCAATTGTCCTGGCTTCGGGACATGTACCAGAGTAGGTGTCGAGCCAGGCAGTGGGTTGCTGCAGCTCGGATGTACCTCCTTCATTTGGTTGGTTGCACTCTTttcgctaacaagagtgcaacccatGTCCATGTTGTGCACCTGCAGGCATTCAGGGACCTGGGTCAGGCAGGGGCATTCTCTTGGGGAGCGGCTGCTTTGGTCCACTTGTACGATCAGCTTAACGAGGCGTCGCAGGCCTCTACACGGCAGATGGCCGGTTACATTTCACTACTTCAG TGCTGGAATTACGAACACTTTCCATCGGTGTGTCGTTGA
- the LOC114373018 gene encoding uncharacterized protein LOC114373018: protein MTFGSWEQSYSYLPVWLTAAQHFVPGTIVKYKTSSSMEEGDDDPPRVILNRVFWAFNPCIESFKYCKPFVQVDETFLTGKYRATLLTVIEQGGSMNNFPLAFAIVESETKEA from the coding sequence ATGACATTTGGAAGTTGGGAACAATCATATAGTTACTTGCCTGTATGGTTGACAGCTGCTCAACACTTTGTACCAGGTACCATAGTAAAATACAAAACTTCATCTTCAATGGAGGAAGGTGACGATGACCCTCCTAGGGTGATTCTTAATCGTGTATTTTGGGCATTTAATCCATGCATTGAAAGCTTCAAATATTGCAAGCCATTTGTGCAAGTAGATGAGACATTTTTAACTGGCAAATATCGTGCTACTTTGTTGACTGTCATCGAACAAGGTGGTAGTATGAACAATTTTCCACTTGCTTTTGCAATTGTTGAGAGCGAGACTAAAGAAGCTTGA